In Streptacidiphilus sp. P02-A3a, the DNA window GTCCTCGTAGTGGCCCACGTTGACGGGGACGCGTGGTTCGATCATCCCGCCGGTGTACCCGTCGACCCGGTAGGTCGTCAGGTAGGAGACGGCACGCGCCGTGGTGGGAGATTCGACGGTCACCAGCAGGTTCGTCATCAGGCGGCGGGAGAGCCGGTCCGCGGGACGCGAGCCGAAGTAGGCGCGAAGGGCTTCGCGGCCTTCGATCCGGCGGTCGCCGAAGGGCCAACGCCACACGCCGTCAGGGGTGAACAGCTCCGCGACCGTGCTCGGCTCGCCGAGGTCTAGGCGGTGGATGAAGTCCACGATGATTCGCTCGCACGCGCGCTCCGCCAGCATCCGGTCCATCGGCGTCATGATCTTGTCGTCCATTCGCCATTACTAGCAGGCGGGCGGCCACCGTCCGCAACCCGTTTTCGCGAGCCGGCCCGCCGGGCCCGCTGGGGAATACTGCGGTCGTGAACACAGGTCGACGAGTGAACGAGATGCAGGCGGGTCGCCAGGTGGGCTGGGTGCTGCGGGCCGCGGGCCCGGCCGACGTCGAACGGATAGCGGAGCTACGGGCGACGGTGATGCGACCGGACTTGGAGCGGCTGGGCCGTTTCGACGAGCACCGCGTCCGGCAGCGGCTGCGGGACTCCTTCTCCCCTCGGTACACGTCGGTCGTCGTGGCCGATGACGCCTTCGCGGGCTGCGTCACCCTGCGACCGGCGGAGAACGGGCACTGGCTGGAGCACTTCTACCTCGACCCGGGCGTCCAGGGCCGGGGGCTCGGCTCGGCCGTCCTGCGGGCGCTGCTGGGGCGGGCCGACGCGGACGCCGTGCCGGTCCGGCTGAACGTGCTGCAGGGCAGCGCCGCTCGTCGGCTCTACGAGCGCCACGGGTTCACCGTGGAGGACGAGGACCCGATCGACGTCCTCATGCTGCGACCGCCGGATACGACCAGGTACCGGCGCGGCCTGGTCCCTCAGCCGTAGCTCAGCCGTAGCTCAGCCGTAGCTCAGCGGGCGAGGTCACCGGGCACGGTGTCGACGAGTCCCGCGCAGCCGCGCAGCAGGACGTTGATGCCGAAGTCGAAGGCGCGGTCGGCGCGGGTGGGTTCGGCCGGTTGCGCGGCCAGCGCGGCGTTGAGGCGGTCGGCGGGGAGGCCGGATGGGACGGCCCACATCACCTCGGGCGCGGCGAGGTCCAGCGCCGCGCCGAGGACGAAGTTCTCCAGCGCGGTGAGCGCGGTCATCACCGACGGGAGCGGGAAGCCCGCCTTCTCCATCAGCGCCACCACCCGCTCGTACCCGGCCAGGACCTGCGGTGAGCGGATCGGTTCGGTGGTGAGCAGCGGCACCACGTGCGGGTGCGCGGCGAAGGCGGCGCGGTAGGAGTAGGCGTAGGAGCGCAGCGCGGGCTCCCAGGACTGCTCGGGGTGCGGTGCGGAGACGATGGCGTCGCCGATCCGGATGCGCAGCAGTTCGACCACGCCGGAGCGGCCGTCGACGTGGTGGTAGAGCGAGGCGGTCTGCACCCCCAGGCGGGCGGCCAGCGCGGGCATGGTGAAGTCGCCGGTCTCGTCCACCAGGTCCATCGCGGCGGTCGTGATCCGCTCCAGGTCGAGCAGTGCCGTTCTCGGTCGTGCCACCGTGCTCTCCTCTCGACGCACCGCACAGGGTAGCGATGTGACGCTCATCACTTGGTATGAGCCCCTGCCAGGGATATATTGCCCGAAACCTAAATCTAATCGGTTTAGGTTAACCCCCCTCCCCCACGGAACCCACGGAAGGCCCCCCATGGAGCCAAAGCTGCGCCAAGGGACGCTCGGGACCGGTGACATCGCGTTCTTCGTCATCTCCGCTGCCGCACCCCTGATGATCCTGGCCGGTGTCGCCCCCTTCGCGATCCTGGTCGGCGGCATCGGCGCGCCCTCCGCGTACCTGATCGCCGGGATCGTGCTCACCGTCTTCGCCGTCGGGTTCACCACCATGTCCCGCTACGTGACCAACGCCGGCGCCTTCTACGCCTACATCACCCGGGGTCTGGGCCGACCGGCCGGTGTGGCCTCCGCCATCCTCGCGCTGGTGTCCTACAACGCGGTGCAGATCGGCATGTACGGGCTGCTCGGCAGCGTCGCGCAGAGCACCGTGGACTCGCTGTTCGGCGTGGACATCGCCTGGCCGGTCTACGCCCTGACCGGCGTGGCCCTGGTCTGGTTCGCCGGGTACCGCAGCATCGAGTTCGGCGCGAAGCTGCTGGCGGTGCTGATGATCGCCGAGTCCGGGATCCTGGTGGTGCTCGCCGCCGCCGTCCTGCTCAAGGGCGGCGCCCACGGCCTGGACCTCCAGTCCTACGCGCCGAAGCACGTGTTCAACGGCAGTACCAGTTCGCTGATGGTCTTCGCCTTCGCCGCCTTCATGGGCTTCGAGTCCACCGCGATCTACCGCTCGGAGGCCCGCGACCCGCGCCGGACGATCCCGCGCGCCACCTACGTGGCGGTGGCCTTCCTCGGCATCTTCTACAGCTTCATCGCCTGGACGATCATCCAGGGCTACGGCTCGGCCGAGGTCCAGGCCGCCGCCGCGAAGGACACCTCCGGGCTGGTCTTCGCCGAGATGACCACGTACGTCGGCTCCTGGGCGACCGACGTGATGCACCTGCTGATCCTCAGCAGCACCCTGGCCTCGCTGCTGGCCTTCCACAACGCCATCAACCGGTACACCAAGGCCGTCGCCGACGAGGGCATGCTGCCGCGCCGCCTGGCCGCGCTGCACCCGAGGACCGGGTCACCGTTCCTGGCCGGCGGGCTGCAGACCGCGCTGTCGGTGGTCATCGTCGCGGGCTTCGCGATCGCCGGGCTCGACCCCTACCTGAAGCTGATGATCTGGGTGAACACCCCCGGTGTCATCGGGCTGGTGCTGCTGCAAGTACTGGTCGCGGTGGCGGTGCCGGTGTTCTTCCGGGGCTTCCGCCACAACGAGGGCCGGTGGCGGACGCTGGTCGCGCCGATCGCGGCGGCGGTCGGGATGGCCACCGCGCTCTACCTGATGATCTCGAAGATCGCGCTGCTCTCCGGCGCCACCGGCTTCGTCAACGTGGTCCTGGTCGGGATCGTGCCGCTGGTGATCGTGGTCGGGGTGCTGCTGGCGCTCTGGCTGCGGGCCAGGCGTCCCGAGGTCTACGCCACCATCGGCGCCGAGGCGCCGACCGTCAAGAGGGAACCCGAACATGTCCACAGCTGACGCGCTGCTCACCGGAGCCGTGCTCCGCACCCTCGACCCGGCCCGGCCGGAGTCCGAGTCCGCCGACGTCGCCGTCAAGGACGGCACCATCGTCGCCGTCGGCCCGGACGCCGCCGACTGGCGCGGCCCGGCCACCGTCGTGCACGACCTGGCCGGCGCCACGCTGACGCCCGGCCTGGTCGACGGCCACATGCACCCGGTGCTCGGCGCCACCAGCTTCACCGGGGTCGACCTGTCCGGCTGCCGCGACGTCACCGCGCTGCGGGCCGCGCTGGCCGGGGCGGTCCGCGAGGCCGGGCGCGGCGAGTGGATCAGCGGCTTCGGGCTCGACCACAACACCTTCGCCGGGCAGCCGATCAGCAACACGCTGATCGAGGACGTCCTCGAAGGCCTGCCCGCCGTGCTGGTGCTCTACGACGGCCACTCCGCGCTGGCGAGTGACGCCGCGCTGCGCGCCGCCGGGATCGACGGGCCGCGCGACTTCGCCAGCCGCTCGGAGATCGTCTGCGACCCGGCCGGACGCCCGACCGGCCTGCTGCTGGAGGACGGCGCGGTCCGGCTGGTACAGCGGCTCATACCGATCCCGGACCTGGCGCAACGGCGGTCCAAGGTACGGGAGTTGTTGCACGCGATGGCCGCCACCGGGCTGACCGGCGGCCATGTGATGGACCTCAACGGCGACGCGCTGGAGCTGGTCTCCGGCCTGGAGGAGCTGCCGCTGCGGCTGCGCTTCGCGCCGTGGGCGATGCCCGGCGAGATCGACGGCCAGATCGACGAGCTGATCGCCCAGCACGGCACCTCGGGCCGGCGCTGGAGCATCGACGCGGTGAAGTTCTTCATCGACGGCACGGTGGAGGGCGGCACCGCCTGGCTGGAGCACGCCGACTGCCACGGCCAGAGCAAGGACTCGTTCTGGCGCGACCCGGCCGAGTACACCCGGGCCGTGCACCGGCTGGACGCGGCCGGGATCCAGAGCGCGACCCACGCGATCGGCGACGCCGGGGTCCGGCACGCCCTCGACACCATCGCCGGAGCGCCGGGCCGGGGCCGGGCGGGCGCGGTCCGGCACCGGATCGAGCACATCGAGACGCTGCCCTACGAGCAGATCAAGCGCTTCGCGGAACTCGGCGTGGCCGCCTCGATGCAGCCCACGCACACCGCCTACACCAAGGCCGACCACAGCGACGAGTGGTCGCAGCGGGTCGGCGCGGAGCGTGCCGCGCGCGCCTGGTGCTGCCGGGACCTGCGCGACAGCGGGGCCACCCTGGTCCTCGGCTCGGACTGGCCGATCGCCCACTTCGACCCGCGCCAGGTGCTGGCGACCGCGCGGCTGCGCCGACTGCCCGGCACCGACACCGCGCCGGTCCTGCCCGGCCAGGCACTGACCGGGCTGATGGCGCTGGAGGGGATGACCAGCCACGCGGCGTACGCCACCGGCCAGGAGCACCGGGCCGGGCGGATCGCCCCGGGCCACCGCGCCGACCTGACCGCCTTCGCGGTGGACCCGGTCACCGCCGCGCCGGACGAACTGGCCGACGCGCCGATCCGGCTCACCATGCTCGACGGCACGGTGACGCACGGGAATTGACACATCGTCAGATACAGCAGCGCCGCCCCGACCGGGGCGGCGCTGGGTGTCCGCGCAGGGCGGAGGGGTCAGGCGCTGACGCTCGCGGCCTCGACGATCTGGGCGATGATGGCCGGAAGCTTCTCGATGACCTCGGCGTCGTCCTGCGGGTGCAGCTCGGCGAAGCGGACCACGGAGCCGGACAGCGACAGCACGGCCTCGGTCAGCACGTTGGCGCCGGCGATGCCCACGGTCTTGCGGGTCTCGTCCTGCGCCCACAGGCCACCGAACTGGCCGTAGGCGGTGCCGATGACGGCGGCGGGCTTGCCGGTCAGCGCACCCGCGCCGTACGGACGGGAGAGCCAGTCCACGGCGTTCTTGAGCACGGCGGTGATGGTGCCGTTGTACTCCGGGGAGAACAGCAGGAAGCCGTCGGCCTGGCCGGCGGCCTCACGCAGCGCGGCGGCGGCGGCCGGGACGCTGCCCTCGACGTCGATGTCCTCGTTGTAGAAGGGGATGTCGGCGAGGCCCTCGTAGATCACGATCTCGACACCCTCGGGGGCGTGCTTGACGGCCGCCTCGGCGAGCTGGCGGTTGTGCGAACCGGCACGAAGGCTACCGACGAGGGCGAGAACACGTACGGACATGTCGAACTCCTGGGTGTATGGGTAGTTGGCCCACAGAAGTGGACTGTGGTCCGGATTAAGGTTTAACACGCCAAGCGGACCGGAGTCCACTTCTTCTTTCCGAGGCTAGAGTGGAGAGCATGAACGCGCAGCAAGCCTCGACCGGAGCCGAGCCTCACTGTCCGCGCGAGCTCACCCTGCTGGGGCAGCCCCCTCGCGAACGGGCCGACGCCGCGCGCAACCGGTCGCGCCTGCTGGACGCCGCCGCGCAACTGGTCCGCGAGCTGGGCGCGCAGAATGTGACCATGGACGCGGTCGCCGCCGCCGCGCACGTCGGCAAGGGCACGCTGTTCCGGCGCTTCGGGGACCGCGAGGGGCTGATGCGGGCGCTGCTGGACCACGCGGAGGCGGAGTACCAGCGCGGATTCCTGACCGGCCCGCCGCCGCTCGGCCCCGGCGCGGGGCCGGGCGAGCGGCTGCTGGCGTTCGGCTGTGCCACGATCCGCCACCACCTGGACCACCTGGACCTCTATCTCGCCGCCGACACCTGCGCCGAGCGGCGGCTGCTGGTCCCGGCCGCGATGCTGCGGGTGAGCCATGTGGCCGGACTGCTGCGGCAGGCCGGGGTCGACGGGGACACCGACCTGCTCGCCCAGGCGCTCAACGGCTACCTCGACCCGGTGCTGCTGCACCACCTGCACGTGCAGCGCGGCTACCCGGTGGCCCGGCTGGAGAACGGCTGGCGGCAGTTCGTCACCCGGCAGCTCCCGGCCCCGGAGTGACCACGGACGGCGCGACGGCGTCGGCGCAGGTGGTGAAGGTCCGCGCGAGCAGGGGGGCCGAGAAGTCGCCCGCGCCGGAGGCGAGCGTCCGGCCCCGGCCGATCATCTCGACCTCTGCAGGTCGCGCAGGTCGGACCAGCCGATGCGGGTGACGCCGGTACCGGCGAGCGTCCGCTGAATCTGAGGGTCCGTCATCAGCCTCAGCTCCCAACCGCGTTTGCGGTGGTGCGGCATGATCGAACGCAACTCGTCATCGTCGGTGAACGGGTGCAGGTAGACCTCGGTCACCCCCGGCCGCAGCCGCTCCAGCATCGCTGTGAAGTCGGCCCGGAAGGACTCGTAGGTCTCCCCCTCGCCCTGCGTGAACGGCAGCGTCCACAGCCGGTCGAGGATCACCACGCCGTACTGGTCCGCCAGTTCGGCGTGGTGGTCGAGCAACCCCTGCGCCTCGTCCGGCAGTCCCAAGCCGTCGACCCGACGCGGCAGCCGGAAGGGCAGGCCGAAGCGGGCGCAGACGGCCAGCGTGACGTCGAGGAAGTCCCGCCCGGTGGCCAGGCCGTAGAGGCTGCCCATGTGGTTGTCGGCGTGCGAGGGGTCCAGGCCGAGCGCGAGTGCCCGCTCGATCTGGGCGGTGAGCTCGACCCGGATCTCGTCGGGGTCGGCGGTGAGCTCGACGCTCGCGCAGTCGGCCGGGAAGTACCCGGCCGCGTCGGTCAGGCTGGGCACCGGACGGCCGGTGCTGACCGGGCCCCAGCGGTATCCCGCCCACTCGCTGGTGAGGGTGAGGTGCACCCCGACGTCGTAGCCGCCCGCGACGGCGGTGGCGATCGCGTCCGGCGCCCAGGGGCAGGGCGGCATCACGGTGGCCGAGCTGATGGCGCGGGCCGCCAGCAGCGAGGTGATGCCGGTGTTGGCGGCGCGGGACATGCCGTAGTCGTCGGCGTTGATGATCAGCAGACGCTCGTCCGGGCCGAAGCCGAGACGCTGGGCGAGGGTCATCGGGGTCTCCTGGAAGGGGGTGGGGGCTCGCGCGGTTGCTCGTGCGCCAGGGCGACCGCGCCGTTCAGCGCCGCGTCCCCGGGCATCTCCTACCCGATCCCGAAGCCCGTCAAGAGCCGCCCCGGCGCGGGCTACGGCGAGGCGGACATAAAAACCGCCACCGATCACCCCTCCACACAGTCAGCAATCGACTACCGATCACGAACTACGCATGCCGTTTCTGTCCGCCCCCCGACCGGTTTGCCAGGAGATCGGACTTCTCACAGCGGAAACAAAAGTGACTGGGTTCACGCCGTTTCGAGGCAACCGTGAGAGCTTCATAGACGTCTTCTGTCCGTCGTCTGCCATAATCCGGGATCCAACGGACCCCGGAACCGCGTGGTCGGACGCGGGTTTCGGAATGGCGCTCAACGGCGCGTGCAGCGGGAGAGCCGGGGCACGGGCATCGGCGTGCCCGAGCTGTTTGTGGCTGACGGTCGATAAGGAGTAGCTGAACGTGGTCGGATTCCGGAGGGGCGCATGAGTGGGAAACGAGCGGCGGGGTCGGGGAGCGCCCTGGCCGCACCGGTGGACAGCGATTCCACGCCGAGCAGCCGCGCCCAGATGCGCAAGGCCCAGAAGCGCGGCCACAAGAAGGTCCTGAAGATCGTGGGCCTGAGCACCGCCGGAGTCCTGGTCGTGGGCGGCGCCGGAGCGGGCTACATCTACTACCACCTGGCCGGCAACATCAAGAGCGACCCGCTCTACACCGGCAACAACAAGGCCGCGGCCGTGGGTGTGGAGAAGCCGGACGCCTTCGGCCGGACGCCCTACAACCTGCTGTTGATAGGCTCCGAC includes these proteins:
- a CDS encoding TetR/AcrR family transcriptional regulator C-terminal domain-containing protein — protein: MARPRTALLDLERITTAAMDLVDETGDFTMPALAARLGVQTASLYHHVDGRSGVVELLRIRIGDAIVSAPHPEQSWEPALRSYAYSYRAAFAAHPHVVPLLTTEPIRSPQVLAGYERVVALMEKAGFPLPSVMTALTALENFVLGAALDLAAPEVMWAVPSGLPADRLNAALAAQPAEPTRADRAFDFGINVLLRGCAGLVDTVPGDLAR
- a CDS encoding TetR/AcrR family transcriptional regulator → MNAQQASTGAEPHCPRELTLLGQPPRERADAARNRSRLLDAAAQLVRELGAQNVTMDAVAAAAHVGKGTLFRRFGDREGLMRALLDHAEAEYQRGFLTGPPPLGPGAGPGERLLAFGCATIRHHLDHLDLYLAADTCAERRLLVPAAMLRVSHVAGLLRQAGVDGDTDLLAQALNGYLDPVLLHHLHVQRGYPVARLENGWRQFVTRQLPAPE
- a CDS encoding NAD(P)H-dependent oxidoreductase codes for the protein MSVRVLALVGSLRAGSHNRQLAEAAVKHAPEGVEIVIYEGLADIPFYNEDIDVEGSVPAAAAALREAAGQADGFLLFSPEYNGTITAVLKNAVDWLSRPYGAGALTGKPAAVIGTAYGQFGGLWAQDETRKTVGIAGANVLTEAVLSLSGSVVRFAELHPQDDAEVIEKLPAIIAQIVEAASVSA
- a CDS encoding polysaccharide deacetylase family protein: MTLAQRLGFGPDERLLIINADDYGMSRAANTGITSLLAARAISSATVMPPCPWAPDAIATAVAGGYDVGVHLTLTSEWAGYRWGPVSTGRPVPSLTDAAGYFPADCASVELTADPDEIRVELTAQIERALALGLDPSHADNHMGSLYGLATGRDFLDVTLAVCARFGLPFRLPRRVDGLGLPDEAQGLLDHHAELADQYGVVILDRLWTLPFTQGEGETYESFRADFTAMLERLRPGVTEVYLHPFTDDDELRSIMPHHRKRGWELRLMTDPQIQRTLAGTGVTRIGWSDLRDLQRSR
- a CDS encoding APC family permease, whose product is MEPKLRQGTLGTGDIAFFVISAAAPLMILAGVAPFAILVGGIGAPSAYLIAGIVLTVFAVGFTTMSRYVTNAGAFYAYITRGLGRPAGVASAILALVSYNAVQIGMYGLLGSVAQSTVDSLFGVDIAWPVYALTGVALVWFAGYRSIEFGAKLLAVLMIAESGILVVLAAAVLLKGGAHGLDLQSYAPKHVFNGSTSSLMVFAFAAFMGFESTAIYRSEARDPRRTIPRATYVAVAFLGIFYSFIAWTIIQGYGSAEVQAAAAKDTSGLVFAEMTTYVGSWATDVMHLLILSSTLASLLAFHNAINRYTKAVADEGMLPRRLAALHPRTGSPFLAGGLQTALSVVIVAGFAIAGLDPYLKLMIWVNTPGVIGLVLLQVLVAVAVPVFFRGFRHNEGRWRTLVAPIAAAVGMATALYLMISKIALLSGATGFVNVVLVGIVPLVIVVGVLLALWLRARRPEVYATIGAEAPTVKREPEHVHS
- a CDS encoding nuclear transport factor 2 family protein, encoding MDDKIMTPMDRMLAERACERIIVDFIHRLDLGEPSTVAELFTPDGVWRWPFGDRRIEGREALRAYFGSRPADRLSRRLMTNLLVTVESPTTARAVSYLTTYRVDGYTGGMIEPRVPVNVGHYEDVFRNIDGTWLLAARTLVIPFGRATERLPSAGAPRA
- a CDS encoding GNAT family N-acetyltransferase, producing MQAGRQVGWVLRAAGPADVERIAELRATVMRPDLERLGRFDEHRVRQRLRDSFSPRYTSVVVADDAFAGCVTLRPAENGHWLEHFYLDPGVQGRGLGSAVLRALLGRADADAVPVRLNVLQGSAARRLYERHGFTVEDEDPIDVLMLRPPDTTRYRRGLVPQP
- a CDS encoding amidohydrolase, giving the protein MSTADALLTGAVLRTLDPARPESESADVAVKDGTIVAVGPDAADWRGPATVVHDLAGATLTPGLVDGHMHPVLGATSFTGVDLSGCRDVTALRAALAGAVREAGRGEWISGFGLDHNTFAGQPISNTLIEDVLEGLPAVLVLYDGHSALASDAALRAAGIDGPRDFASRSEIVCDPAGRPTGLLLEDGAVRLVQRLIPIPDLAQRRSKVRELLHAMAATGLTGGHVMDLNGDALELVSGLEELPLRLRFAPWAMPGEIDGQIDELIAQHGTSGRRWSIDAVKFFIDGTVEGGTAWLEHADCHGQSKDSFWRDPAEYTRAVHRLDAAGIQSATHAIGDAGVRHALDTIAGAPGRGRAGAVRHRIEHIETLPYEQIKRFAELGVAASMQPTHTAYTKADHSDEWSQRVGAERAARAWCCRDLRDSGATLVLGSDWPIAHFDPRQVLATARLRRLPGTDTAPVLPGQALTGLMALEGMTSHAAYATGQEHRAGRIAPGHRADLTAFAVDPVTAAPDELADAPIRLTMLDGTVTHGN